A window of the Lagopus muta isolate bLagMut1 chromosome 1, bLagMut1 primary, whole genome shotgun sequence genome harbors these coding sequences:
- the TSC22D1 gene encoding TSC22 domain family protein 1 isoform X4 — translation MDLVKSHLMYAVREEVEVLKEQIKELIEKNSQLEQENTLLKTLASPEQLAQFQAQLQTGSPPSSGQAQGTAQQPAQPASQGSGPSV, via the exons ATG GACCTGGTGAAGAGCCACCTGATGTACGCCGtgagggaggaggtggaggtcCTGAAGGAGCAGATCAAGGAGCTGATAGAGAAGAACTCGCAGCTGGAACAAGAGAACACGCTGCTCAAAACGCTCGCAAGCCCGGAGCAGCTCGCTCAGTTCCAGGCGCAGCTGCAGACTGGTTCCCCGCCGTCCTCCGGCCAGGCGCAGGGCACGGCACAGCAGCCCGCCCAGCCGGCCTCACAGGGCTCGGGGCCCTCGGTGTAG
- the TSC22D1 gene encoding TSC22 domain family protein 1 isoform X2, with product MNAQCCRPVAMDLGVYQLRHFSISFLSSLLGTDSSSLRLDSSSSGASVVAIDNKIEQAMDLVKSHLMYAVREEVEVLKEQIKELIEKNSQLEQENTLLKTLASPEQLAQFQAQLQTGSPPSSGQAQGTAQQPAQPASQGSGPSV from the exons ATGAATGCCCAATGTTGTAGACCGGTGGCAATGGATCTAGGAGTTTATCAACTGAggcatttctccatttctttcctctcGTCCCTGTTGGGTACCGACAGCTCCTCCCTGAGGCTCGACAGTAG CTCCTCCGGTGCGAGCGTGGTAGCCATCGACAACAAGATCGAGCAGGCCATG GACCTGGTGAAGAGCCACCTGATGTACGCCGtgagggaggaggtggaggtcCTGAAGGAGCAGATCAAGGAGCTGATAGAGAAGAACTCGCAGCTGGAACAAGAGAACACGCTGCTCAAAACGCTCGCAAGCCCGGAGCAGCTCGCTCAGTTCCAGGCGCAGCTGCAGACTGGTTCCCCGCCGTCCTCCGGCCAGGCGCAGGGCACGGCACAGCAGCCCGCCCAGCCGGCCTCACAGGGCTCGGGGCCCTCGGTGTAG